From Enhydrobacter sp., the proteins below share one genomic window:
- a CDS encoding D-alanine--D-alanine ligase has product MTTVAVLMGGWSPEREVSLVSGKACAEGLRDGGHTVIEYDVKRDLRALIDFLRPARGGGPEVAFNALHGKYGEDGCIQGALEILGVPYTHSGVLASAIAMDKPMSRHVFTSLGIRVADGRVIERRSLAAGDPMPRPYVVKPIDQGSSVGVHIVRERDNLAAVEAAEAQFGERVLVEKFVPGRELTVAVMGDKAVAVTELRPRTRFYDYEAKYTEGITEHLIPAPIPTEVYELARSWALQAHQALGCTGLSRADLRWDDSKPGTSGLHVLELNTQPGMTPLSLAPEQAKWAGISWPQLMTWMVEQARRPS; this is encoded by the coding sequence ATGACGACGGTCGCTGTCCTGATGGGTGGCTGGTCGCCCGAGCGCGAGGTCTCGCTGGTCAGCGGCAAGGCCTGCGCGGAAGGTTTGCGCGACGGCGGCCACACCGTGATCGAGTACGACGTCAAACGCGACCTGCGTGCCTTGATCGACTTCCTGCGGCCGGCCCGAGGAGGGGGCCCGGAGGTGGCGTTCAACGCCCTGCATGGCAAGTATGGCGAGGACGGCTGCATACAGGGCGCCCTGGAGATCCTCGGAGTGCCCTACACCCATTCGGGAGTGCTGGCGTCGGCCATCGCCATGGACAAGCCCATGTCCCGGCACGTCTTCACGTCACTCGGCATCCGCGTGGCCGACGGCAGGGTGATCGAACGGCGCTCTCTCGCCGCCGGCGACCCGATGCCGCGCCCATACGTCGTCAAGCCGATCGATCAGGGTTCGAGTGTCGGCGTGCACATCGTGCGCGAGCGCGACAACCTCGCCGCAGTGGAAGCGGCCGAGGCGCAGTTCGGCGAAAGAGTCCTGGTCGAAAAGTTCGTTCCGGGGCGTGAACTCACTGTTGCCGTGATGGGCGACAAGGCCGTGGCCGTGACCGAGCTGCGTCCACGCACGCGCTTCTACGACTACGAGGCCAAGTACACCGAGGGCATCACCGAGCATCTGATTCCCGCGCCGATTCCGACCGAAGTCTACGAACTGGCGCGGTCGTGGGCGTTGCAGGCTCACCAGGCGCTGGGCTGCACTGGGCTGAGCCGCGCGGACTTGCGGTGGGACGATTCCAAGCCCGGCACGTCGGGCCTCCACGTTCTCGAGCTCAACACGCAGCCCGGCATGACGCCGCTGTCGCTGGCGCCGGAGCAGGCCAAATGGGCGGGCATCTCGTGGCCCCAGCTCATGACCTGGATGGTCGAGCAGGCGAGGCGACCATCATGA
- a CDS encoding UDP-N-acetylmuramate--L-alanine ligase: MRALPLDIGLIHFVGIGGIGMSGIAEVLHNLGYRVQGSDVAEGANTRRLVELGIKVMIGHRADNVGNAHVVVVSSAVKKDNPEVLAARARLVPVVRRAEMLGELMRLKWSIAVGGTHGKTTTTSMVAAMLDAGELDPTVINGGIINAYGTNARIGAGDWMVVESDESDGSFLRLPATIAIVTNVDPEHLDHYGTFDALRDAFVRFVENIPFYGFAVLCVDHPEVQALIPRVSDRRIVTYGLGVNADVRAVNVQLDRTGADFDVLISNRATNESRTIDGLRLPMFGQHNVQNALAAIAVAQEMGLSDDVIRRALGAFTGVKRRFTKTGEAHGITVIDDYGHHPVEIAAVLRAARQAYGGSGRVIAVMQPHRYTRLASLKNEFATCFGDADTVVVADVYAAGETPIEGVSRDLLVGLVQRAGHRDVHALGAPGDLPALVWQMARPGDVVVCLGAGNITSWAHALPGQLQQIAVEKAGPRSIANDSGTAA, encoded by the coding sequence ATGAGGGCACTGCCGCTCGACATAGGCCTCATTCACTTCGTCGGCATCGGCGGAATCGGCATGTCCGGCATCGCCGAGGTGCTGCACAATCTCGGCTACAGGGTGCAGGGCAGCGACGTCGCCGAGGGGGCGAACACGCGTCGGCTGGTCGAGCTCGGGATCAAGGTCATGATCGGGCATCGCGCCGACAATGTCGGCAATGCCCACGTCGTCGTCGTTTCCTCGGCGGTCAAGAAGGACAATCCAGAGGTCCTGGCTGCACGCGCGCGGCTCGTGCCCGTCGTGCGGCGAGCCGAAATGCTGGGCGAGTTGATGCGGTTGAAGTGGTCGATCGCCGTGGGCGGAACGCACGGAAAGACCACCACGACCTCCATGGTGGCCGCCATGCTGGACGCGGGCGAGCTCGATCCGACGGTCATCAACGGCGGCATCATCAATGCCTACGGCACCAACGCGCGGATCGGCGCCGGCGACTGGATGGTGGTCGAATCCGACGAATCGGACGGGTCGTTCCTGCGCCTGCCGGCCACCATCGCCATCGTCACCAACGTCGATCCGGAGCATCTCGATCACTACGGGACGTTCGATGCGCTGCGCGACGCCTTCGTGCGCTTCGTCGAAAACATCCCGTTCTACGGTTTTGCCGTGCTCTGCGTGGACCATCCGGAGGTCCAGGCGCTGATCCCGCGCGTATCCGATCGCCGGATCGTCACCTATGGGCTCGGCGTGAATGCCGACGTTCGCGCCGTGAACGTGCAGCTAGATCGCACCGGTGCCGACTTCGATGTCCTGATCTCCAATCGCGCCACCAACGAGTCGCGCACCATTGACGGGCTGCGCTTGCCGATGTTCGGCCAGCACAACGTGCAGAATGCGCTCGCCGCGATCGCCGTGGCGCAGGAGATGGGTCTGTCCGACGACGTGATCCGCCGCGCGCTCGGTGCGTTCACCGGGGTCAAGCGCCGCTTCACTAAGACCGGCGAAGCGCACGGTATCACGGTGATCGACGACTACGGTCATCACCCGGTGGAGATCGCCGCCGTCTTGCGCGCGGCGAGGCAGGCCTATGGCGGCTCGGGGCGAGTCATCGCCGTCATGCAGCCGCATCGCTACACACGACTCGCGTCGCTGAAGAACGAGTTCGCGACCTGCTTCGGCGACGCCGACACGGTGGTCGTGGCCGATGTCTACGCGGCGGGTGAGACGCCAATCGAGGGGGTCAGTCGCGACCTGCTCGTCGGGCTCGTGCAGCGGGCCGGTCATCGCGATGTCCACGCGCTCGGTGCGCCGGGCGACCTGCCGGCCCTCGTCTGGCAGATGGCGCGCCCGGGTGACGTTGTGGTCTGCCTCGGCGCCGGCAACATCACTTCCTGGGCGCATGCGCTGCCCGGCCAGCTTCAGCAGATCGCCGTCGAGAAGGCGGGTCCGCGGTCGATTGCCAACGATTCCGGGACGGCGGCATGA
- the murB gene encoding UDP-N-acetylmuramate dehydrogenase: MMALATSRPHLIDRLPKPRGRLTADAPLGPQTWFRTGGSAEVLFRPADREDLSMFLRALPAEVPVTVLGVGSNLLVRDGGLKGVVIRLMRGFNGITVEGTEVVAGAGALDLNVALTAREHSLAGLEFLSGIPGTIGGAFPTNAGAYGGELAQVLVSAEAVDRSGAIHSVLPSQLGLAYRHSDAPADWIFISARLHATPGDQLAIARRIAEIDAARIESQPRSRTGGSTFANPAGYKAWELIDRAGCRGLTMGGAQVSEKHANFLVNTGDASAADIEALGEEVRRRVLEQSGVRLEWEIRRIGEPR, encoded by the coding sequence ATGATGGCATTGGCGACGTCACGTCCTCACCTGATCGATCGGCTACCCAAGCCGCGTGGCCGGCTGACGGCAGACGCTCCGCTCGGGCCGCAGACCTGGTTCCGAACCGGCGGTTCGGCCGAGGTCTTGTTCCGCCCTGCCGATCGCGAGGATCTGTCGATGTTCCTGCGGGCACTGCCCGCCGAGGTTCCCGTGACCGTGCTGGGTGTCGGCTCGAACCTGCTGGTGCGCGATGGTGGACTGAAGGGTGTCGTCATCCGCCTGATGCGCGGCTTCAACGGCATCACCGTCGAAGGGACCGAGGTCGTGGCGGGCGCCGGCGCGCTCGACCTCAACGTGGCGCTCACGGCGCGCGAGCATTCGCTGGCCGGGCTCGAGTTCCTGAGCGGCATCCCGGGCACGATCGGCGGCGCGTTTCCAACCAATGCCGGTGCCTATGGCGGCGAACTGGCCCAGGTCCTCGTCTCTGCCGAGGCAGTCGACAGGTCAGGTGCGATCCACTCTGTGCTGCCGTCGCAACTCGGGCTGGCCTACCGCCACAGCGATGCACCTGCCGACTGGATCTTCATCTCTGCCCGCCTGCACGCCACGCCCGGCGACCAACTCGCCATCGCCCGGCGCATTGCAGAGATCGACGCGGCGCGAATCGAATCCCAGCCGCGCAGCCGCACCGGCGGATCGACCTTCGCCAATCCAGCGGGATACAAGGCGTGGGAGCTGATCGATCGCGCCGGCTGCCGTGGCTTGACGATGGGCGGAGCACAGGTCTCCGAGAAGCACGCCAACTTTCTCGTTAATACGGGTGACGCTTCGGCGGCCGACATCGAGGCCCTCGGCGAGGAGGTTCGCCGGCGTGTGCTCGAGCAGAGTGGCGTCCGGCTGGAATGGGAAATCCGTCGCATCGGAGAACCCCGATGA
- a CDS encoding FtsQ-type POTRA domain-containing protein translates to MWRQPAMLGLVVLVLGIGGAGGWWAWREGWVAEAQRQVDAMSRGVVAAITPFKLVDVTVEGREYVEPSAILQALDVRLGDSLLAIDLQAARKRLEGIDWVENAAVERRLPDTLYVTLKERRAVAIWQHDGEYTLIDRNGRSVRASRMPPGAETLLLLGGIGAPEHVGELLLLLAYEPAVARQLRAAVWVGQRRWNLVLTNDVEIWLPEEDAVAALKRLAELQTEHKILSREFGVVDVRLPDKLYLRKREAGEPSRDPA, encoded by the coding sequence TTGTGGCGCCAACCCGCGATGCTCGGTCTCGTCGTGCTCGTCCTGGGCATCGGCGGTGCCGGCGGATGGTGGGCTTGGCGCGAAGGCTGGGTGGCCGAGGCCCAGCGCCAGGTCGACGCGATGTCGCGCGGCGTCGTGGCGGCGATAACGCCCTTCAAGCTGGTCGACGTCACGGTCGAGGGCCGCGAGTATGTCGAACCGTCGGCAATCCTGCAGGCGCTCGATGTGCGCCTGGGAGATTCGCTGCTGGCCATCGATCTGCAGGCCGCGCGCAAGCGCCTCGAGGGCATCGATTGGGTCGAGAACGCCGCAGTCGAAAGACGGCTGCCCGACACGCTCTATGTGACGCTGAAGGAACGTCGTGCCGTCGCCATCTGGCAGCATGACGGCGAGTACACGTTGATCGACCGAAATGGCCGTTCCGTGCGGGCGAGCCGCATGCCGCCCGGTGCCGAGACGCTGCTGTTGCTGGGCGGCATCGGTGCGCCCGAGCATGTCGGCGAGCTGTTGCTGCTATTGGCCTACGAACCCGCCGTGGCTCGCCAGCTTCGCGCGGCGGTCTGGGTGGGTCAGCGGCGCTGGAATCTGGTCCTGACCAACGATGTCGAGATCTGGCTACCCGAGGAGGATGCCGTCGCAGCGCTCAAGCGGCTCGCCGAACTGCAGACAGAGCACAAGATCCTGTCGCGCGAGTTCGGCGTGGTCGACGTCAGGTTGCCGGACAAGCTCTATCTCAGGAAGCGCGAGGCCGGCGAACCGAGTCGGGATCCGGCATGA